The following proteins are co-located in the Flammeovirga kamogawensis genome:
- a CDS encoding arylsulfatase gives MKHILLTVTALIFGFSCTNTFAKKAPKKPNFLIMWGDDIGMYNLSTWNQGMMGYKTPNIDRIANEGIKFTDYYAEQSCTAGRSSFVTGQAGIRTGMTKVGLPGAEKGLTDDTPTIAELMKMQGYATGQFGKNHFGDRDVDLPTNHGFDEFFGNLYHLNAEEEPEQDDYPKDPEFKKKFGPRGVIHSYADGRVSDTGPLTKKRMETIDNEVMSAAKKFITTQVDSEVPFFVWFNTTRMHFRTHITEEEKGLSNGQGIYADAMVSHDQVIGDMLDFIEKLGIEENTFVMYSTDNGPHYNSWPDAAVTPFRGEKNTNWEGAYRVPCMVKFPSHIPAGQVSNDMVSHLDWLPTILHYAGNDHVKQDLLKGGVKANNKEFKAHLDGYDLVDHIEGREASPRHEFLYFNDDAQLTAVRMDDWKVVFMEQRAHQMAVWSEPFVPLRLPKIFNLRRDPYERADIDSNTYWDWYFDHVPYLYMAQDVVGKFMGTLMEYPPKQKAASFSVDQIIEMIMKQTEDTKASQN, from the coding sequence ATGAAACATATTTTACTAACAGTAACCGCATTAATTTTCGGTTTTAGTTGTACAAACACATTTGCAAAAAAGGCTCCTAAAAAGCCGAACTTCTTAATTATGTGGGGTGATGATATTGGTATGTATAACCTTTCTACTTGGAACCAAGGTATGATGGGATACAAAACACCAAACATTGACCGCATTGCTAATGAAGGAATTAAATTTACTGATTATTATGCAGAGCAATCTTGTACTGCTGGTCGTTCTTCTTTTGTTACGGGGCAAGCAGGTATCCGAACAGGAATGACTAAGGTAGGTCTTCCTGGAGCTGAAAAAGGTTTAACGGATGACACTCCTACTATTGCAGAATTAATGAAAATGCAAGGCTATGCTACCGGTCAATTTGGTAAGAACCACTTTGGAGACAGAGATGTTGACCTACCTACAAACCATGGTTTTGATGAGTTTTTTGGTAACCTTTACCACTTAAATGCTGAAGAAGAGCCTGAGCAAGATGATTATCCAAAAGATCCAGAATTTAAGAAAAAATTTGGTCCTAGAGGAGTAATTCACTCTTATGCAGATGGTCGTGTATCTGATACAGGCCCTTTGACAAAAAAGAGAATGGAAACAATTGACAACGAAGTAATGTCAGCTGCTAAGAAATTTATTACTACTCAAGTTGATAGCGAAGTTCCTTTCTTTGTTTGGTTTAATACTACGCGTATGCACTTTAGAACGCATATTACAGAAGAAGAAAAAGGGTTATCAAACGGACAAGGAATTTATGCTGATGCAATGGTTTCTCATGACCAAGTAATTGGTGATATGTTAGACTTTATAGAAAAATTGGGTATCGAAGAAAATACATTTGTAATGTATTCTACAGATAATGGCCCTCACTATAACTCTTGGCCAGATGCTGCAGTTACACCTTTTAGAGGAGAGAAAAACACAAACTGGGAAGGTGCTTACCGCGTACCATGTATGGTTAAATTCCCTAGTCATATTCCTGCAGGTCAAGTTTCTAACGATATGGTTTCTCATTTAGATTGGTTACCTACAATTTTGCACTATGCTGGTAACGACCACGTGAAACAAGATTTATTAAAAGGTGGAGTTAAAGCAAACAACAAAGAATTTAAAGCTCACTTAGACGGTTATGATCTTGTAGATCACATAGAAGGTAGAGAAGCATCTCCACGTCATGAGTTCTTATATTTTAATGATGATGCACAGTTAACGGCTGTTCGTATGGACGATTGGAAAGTAGTGTTTATGGAACAAAGAGCACATCAAATGGCTGTATGGTCTGAGCCTTTCGTTCCATTAAGATTGCCTAAGATTTTCAACTTACGTCGTGATCCATACGAAAGAGCAGATATTGACTCAAACACTTATTGGGATTGGTATTTTGATCATGTTCCTTATTTATACATGGCACAAGATGTTGTTGGTAAATTTATGGGTACATTAATGGAATACCCTCCAAAACAAAAAGCTGCTTCGTTCTCTGTAGATCAAATTATTGAAATGATAATGAAACAAACAGAAGATACTAAAGCATCGCAGAACTAA
- a CDS encoding T9SS type A sorting domain-containing protein — translation MKKILLLLLLIFITKITINAQTYTLVSSTSGYVYLGNKGNLNQWVDGDGNTLPSWTGGYNIRVREGKTVYIGQELFSANVVIDTLFVDGELRNTAYRTTIDVSTLIVSGNGNFKGNNHSGGRLYVNAQNIVLESGAKFAVPSVGSNSYSGLNWTGSIYVEDGVTLNTSGASNNLITLAQINALPGSNPKVVASSNLDGINPNTNTIILNGATAINTSLSGQTVNIYTEGNDLVITEPIGTNVTLFADLSSNAAPTTDITIIGDASGTLNFAATNNRISSFTMNATNGITLGTAVDIVNTNYNLNALTLTNGTIRTTETNLLNLDQFSFVANAVYGWSGHASGGSNASFIDGPISKVVNYTTALQTALSISGNNFFLMMPVGKGNKLREAGIGQPTANTPTTFRIEYFNTAHDHHRTIDPNAMVDAVSAFEYWNVDRITGTASSTVVLTFSDESGINTAAINDAHVMHFDGTKWESQGAQAYNTNGDDSGTLLSDPATSFSPFTLGGNMQDLPVELIYFNGTKNIDNSVELTWETGTEINNSHFEVEGSVDGREFNYIDDVDGNGNSNVAIEYNYTVSSNDAHGFKYFRLRQVDFDGAYEYSNIVSIAVSIDKDIKLSVYPNPAKDRISTQFVLNTEDEIKTAVIFNSIGNTVKNIDLSNGISAIKNINLNGFNNGIYFIKISTASGAVQTKRFLVKN, via the coding sequence ATGAAAAAGATACTACTATTATTACTCCTAATTTTTATTACAAAGATTACTATTAATGCTCAAACTTACACGTTAGTAAGCTCAACTTCAGGTTATGTTTACTTAGGAAATAAAGGAAATTTAAATCAGTGGGTAGATGGAGATGGAAATACATTACCTTCTTGGACTGGTGGATATAATATAAGAGTTAGAGAAGGTAAAACAGTTTATATAGGACAAGAATTATTTTCTGCAAATGTAGTTATTGATACTTTATTTGTTGACGGTGAATTAAGAAACACAGCTTATAGAACAACAATAGATGTAAGCACTTTAATAGTATCTGGAAATGGTAATTTTAAAGGTAATAACCACTCTGGTGGTAGATTATATGTAAATGCACAAAATATTGTTTTAGAATCAGGTGCTAAATTTGCAGTTCCTTCTGTTGGGTCTAATTCATATAGTGGACTAAATTGGACTGGTTCAATTTACGTAGAAGATGGTGTTACTTTAAATACTAGTGGTGCTTCTAATAACTTAATTACATTAGCTCAAATTAATGCTTTACCAGGTTCAAACCCAAAAGTAGTTGCTTCTAGTAATTTAGATGGTATTAACCCAAATACCAACACTATAATTTTAAATGGAGCAACAGCAATCAATACTTCTTTATCAGGTCAAACTGTAAATATTTATACAGAAGGAAATGATTTAGTAATCACAGAACCAATTGGAACGAATGTAACTCTATTTGCTGATTTATCATCTAATGCCGCTCCTACAACAGATATTACAATTATTGGTGATGCAAGCGGTACTTTAAATTTTGCAGCTACAAATAATAGAATTAGTTCATTCACAATGAATGCTACAAATGGTATTACTTTAGGTACTGCAGTAGACATTGTAAATACAAATTATAATCTTAATGCCCTTACTTTAACAAATGGTACTATTAGAACAACCGAAACAAATTTGTTAAACTTAGATCAGTTTTCTTTTGTAGCCAATGCTGTATATGGTTGGAGTGGTCATGCTTCAGGTGGTAGCAATGCTTCTTTTATTGATGGACCTATCTCAAAAGTGGTAAACTACACAACTGCGTTGCAAACTGCATTAAGTATTTCTGGTAATAATTTCTTTTTAATGATGCCTGTAGGAAAAGGAAATAAATTAAGAGAAGCAGGAATCGGGCAACCAACGGCAAATACACCTACAACATTTAGAATTGAGTATTTCAATACTGCACACGATCACCATAGAACAATTGATCCAAATGCAATGGTTGACGCTGTAAGTGCTTTTGAATATTGGAATGTTGATAGAATTACTGGTACTGCTTCTTCTACAGTAGTGCTTACCTTCTCTGATGAAAGTGGTATTAATACAGCTGCAATTAATGATGCGCATGTAATGCACTTTGATGGTACAAAATGGGAAAGTCAAGGTGCTCAAGCCTATAATACTAATGGTGATGATTCTGGTACTTTGCTTTCTGACCCAGCTACTAGTTTTAGTCCATTTACTTTAGGTGGTAACATGCAAGATTTACCAGTTGAATTAATCTACTTTAACGGTACTAAAAATATTGACAATTCTGTTGAATTAACATGGGAAACAGGTACAGAAATTAACAATAGTCATTTTGAAGTTGAAGGTTCTGTAGATGGTCGTGAGTTTAACTATATAGATGATGTAGATGGAAATGGTAACTCAAATGTTGCTATAGAATATAACTACACTGTTTCTAGTAATGATGCACATGGGTTTAAGTATTTCAGATTAAGACAAGTTGATTTTGATGGTGCTTATGAGTATTCAAATATTGTAAGTATTGCCGTATCAATTGATAAAGACATCAAATTATCTGTTTACCCTAACCCTGCTAAAGACAGAATTTCAACACAATTTGTATTAAATACTGAAGATGAAATAAAAACTGCTGTAATCTTTAATTCAATAGGAAACACAGTAAAGAATATTGATTTAAGTAATGGTATTTCAGCAATTAAAAATATCAACTTAAATGGTTTTAATAACGGAATCTATTTTATCAAAATCAGTACTGCTTCAGGTGCTGTTCAAACAAAAAGATTTCTTGTAAAAAACTAA
- a CDS encoding GntR family transcriptional regulator: protein MEFTNNKAIYLQIMDLLCEKVLKGTWEGGDKIPSVRQLAVELEVNPNTVARSYSSLQDDGVIYNKRGIGYFISEDATHLVKKVSKQEFMKQDAPNFFKKINLLGISWEELTQIYQDQFNK from the coding sequence ATGGAGTTTACTAATAATAAAGCCATTTACCTCCAGATTATGGATCTTTTATGTGAAAAAGTCTTGAAGGGTACATGGGAAGGTGGAGATAAGATTCCGTCTGTAAGACAGCTTGCAGTAGAATTAGAAGTAAACCCAAATACGGTTGCTAGATCTTATTCTTCGCTACAAGATGATGGCGTAATTTATAACAAGAGAGGAATAGGTTATTTTATTTCAGAAGATGCCACTCACTTAGTAAAAAAGGTGAGTAAGCAAGAATTTATGAAACAAGATGCACCAAACTTTTTTAAAAAAATAAACCTCCTAGGTATATCCTGGGAGGAATTAACACAGATCTATCAAGATCAATTTAATAAATAA
- a CDS encoding DUF4595 domain-containing protein has product MKKSTIFIGLLSLSVAFSCSKNKDEITPKAPDTVTKKKEQVVQTKKIEEENKFITSYNQIMYGSEFRNKFKIQHKHTIQQGKVISTLNTNLLFLNYGDITTTLTHKYTGDQITSSKNTEGTTFEYTYNKEGYIATMKEKKAAGGAKDFSYTYSAEGKLLTVEVVDHKNGTTSKYTLTYNGDNFEVIQGKHVTKITVKDNKVTHVDDVLNNTHTVYEIEYDNEGRISSYKNKGNGISPFRVYHDMKETYTYTNSTFIKSNYTKDVLEYQTEINKTTLKRISKKVFDYNQSGYSYLVTYKNDLSQKIEIFKGKKIVKSNLLGYTTVDTRGQYNFAELKSFYDVNDKKLFQKDNYTFYTADKSKSLSESEVSKTSAWVVTLEKEFSNL; this is encoded by the coding sequence ATGAAAAAATCAACGATATTTATTGGACTATTATCTCTCTCAGTAGCATTCTCTTGTTCAAAAAACAAAGATGAAATTACTCCCAAAGCACCAGATACTGTAACTAAGAAAAAAGAACAAGTAGTTCAAACTAAAAAAATAGAAGAAGAAAATAAATTTATTACTTCTTATAATCAAATTATGTATGGGTCGGAGTTTAGAAATAAATTTAAAATCCAGCATAAACACACTATTCAACAAGGCAAAGTTATAAGTACTTTAAACACTAATTTACTTTTTCTTAACTATGGAGATATAACAACAACTTTAACACATAAATATACTGGTGATCAAATTACTTCTTCTAAAAATACAGAAGGAACAACCTTTGAATATACATACAATAAAGAAGGTTACATTGCCACAATGAAAGAGAAAAAAGCTGCTGGTGGTGCAAAAGATTTCTCATATACTTATTCTGCAGAAGGAAAATTACTTACCGTGGAAGTTGTAGATCATAAAAATGGAACTACTTCAAAATATACTCTTACCTATAACGGAGATAACTTTGAAGTTATTCAAGGAAAACATGTGACTAAAATTACAGTAAAAGACAATAAAGTTACTCATGTTGATGATGTATTAAATAATACACATACAGTATATGAGATTGAATATGATAATGAGGGAAGAATAAGTAGTTATAAAAATAAAGGAAACGGTATTTCTCCTTTTAGAGTTTATCACGATATGAAAGAAACGTATACGTATACTAATTCTACTTTCATAAAATCTAATTACACTAAAGATGTCTTAGAATACCAAACAGAAATTAATAAGACAACGCTTAAAAGGATTTCTAAAAAAGTATTTGATTATAATCAAAGTGGATATTCATATCTAGTTACATACAAAAATGATTTGAGTCAGAAAATTGAAATATTTAAAGGAAAGAAGATTGTGAAATCTAATTTATTAGGATATACTACAGTAGATACAAGAGGCCAATATAACTTTGCTGAATTGAAAAGTTTTTATGATGTAAACGATAAAAAACTTTTCCAAAAAGACAATTATACATTCTACACCGCAGATAAAAGTAAATCATTATCTGAAAGTGAAGTATCAAAAACATCAGCATGGGTAGTTACTCTCGAAAAAGAATTTTCAAACCTTTAA